Proteins encoded within one genomic window of Eurosta solidaginis isolate ZX-2024a chromosome 1, ASM4086904v1, whole genome shotgun sequence:
- the LOC137238907 gene encoding probable glutamate receptor, whose protein sequence is MVITNYYFALTSIKKITIFVTHLPHAATKNSIMKVSCSATTVYRHSNNAYTACLRMRIGIIVIFCSLLIVGNRNIGVECKVEAIEFRAFADFLKQQHLKHAIVAYNGETSKLLQQQYEQHLVEDNALRALVNFTRLHFYDVHHATKSKKTKNFKNLFFYGTPRVGIYLNELEDILLQKYVLEANSESSAVSCALPDENCVDGSAFLRFNNSQAWFIMSKALREEVALSNIKDVMTSLPINISADITFGVRVGDNTTIKLFDIYKIQHDLLEIEEKGYWSADKGLRLKKRFYQSFVKRRRDLKGLQLRAGMVIRERPDGISDLDYMNSLDYKKSDSMQRQTYQMLMMLEPMFNLSFQTNIKDDWGKSWPNGSWTGVMELLISGEAELSLYPMHLEGNRLQLLHYSPALHSEYVFFLFRHPLRNEIRNIFIEPFVQEVWYTVFALIVLTTLLLLLHLYHEQRFFLNKDPHFQYRIDYAFLSILEAFFMQGPDNNAFSATSTRALIFFVCVLSLLLQQFYGAYIVGSILAVSPRTITNLKALYNSSLEIGIENIPYNIEFFENSSSSLVQALYTQRICQNRKRHVISVEEGAERIKKGGYAFHASGRMYYVLKDILKDKEFCDLQEVSFVPPLQISIGIGKLSPFYEYLSTSILTLRSTGIVQHSDRKWKVPKLDCSLSQNREVEVDLQHFQPALLLLCSGMLLSVSILILEIIYYNLEHGLKLAKFFPNLVAQLKTEYID, encoded by the exons ATG GTAATTACCAATTACTATTTCGCGTTaacttctataaaaaaaattacaattttcgtAACGCACCTACCACATGCGGCCACTAAAAACAGTATTATGAAAGTTTCGTGCAGTGCAACTACCGTTTATCGGCATTCTAACAATGCATATACCGCATGCTTGCGTATGCGAATTGGCATAATCGTAATTTTTTGCTCATTGCTCATAGTGGGCAACCGAAATATTGGAGTTGAGTGCAAAGTAGAAGCAATCGAATTTCGTGCTTTTGCTGATTTTCTTAAACAACAACATCTCAAACATGCCATTGTTGCTTACAATGGTGAAACATCGAAATTATTGCAACAACAATACGAACAACATCTTGTAGAGGATAACGCATTGCGTGCATTAGTTAATTTTACTAGACTTCATTTCTATGATGTTCATCATGCAACGAAGTCCAAAAAAACTAAGAACTTCAAAAATCTTTTCTTTTACGGTACACCACGTGTTGGTATTTATTTAAATGAGTTGGAAGATATTTTACTGCAAAAATATGTTTTGGAAGCGAACAGTGAAAGCAGCGCTGTGAGTTGTGCCTTACCTGATGAAAATTGCGTCGATGGTAGCGCTTTTTTACGTTTTAATAATTCACAAGCTTGGTTTATTATGTCCAAAGCGCTGCGAGAGGAGGTGGCATTATCGAATATAAAAGATGTGATGACATCGTTGCCGATAAATATTAGTGCTGATATCACATTTGGTGTTCGTGTAGGTGACAA CACCACAATTAAGCTTTTCGATATTTACAAAATTCAACACGATTTGCtggaaattgaagaaaagggtTACTGGAGTGCTGATAAAGGCCTTCGACTCAAAAAACGTTTTTATCAAAGTTTTGTCAAACGAAGGCGTGACTTAAAAGGCTTACAACTGAGAGCTGGAATGGTG ATACGTGAAAGACCAGATGGCATAAGCGATTTGGATTATATGAACTCACTTGATTATAAAAAATCCGATTCGATGCAAAGGCAGACTTATCAAATGCTGATGATGTTAGAGCCTATGTTCAACTTAAG TTTTCAAACCAATATTAAAGATGATTGGGGCAAGTCATGGCCAAATGGAAGCTGGACTGGTGTAATGGAGTTGCTTATTTCTGGTGAAGCAGAATTATCATTGTACCCCATGCATTTAGAAGGCAATCGTCTACAATTGCTACATTACTCACCAGCGCTGCATTCCGAATA CGTTTTCTTCTTATTTCGTCATCCATTGCGCAATGAAATTCGTAATATTTTCATTGAGCCATTCGTGCAAGAGGTGTGGTATACAGTTTTTGCACTCATTGTACTAACAACATTGCTATTACTTTTACATTTGTATCATGAACAACGCTTCTTTTTAAATAAAGATCCACACTTTCAATATCGTATTGATTATGCATTTCTATCTATATTAGAAGCATTTTTTATGCAAGGCCCCGATAATAATGCATTTTCTGCGACATCAACACGAGCGCTCATATTCTTCGTTTGTGTCCTCAGTTTATTGTTGCAACAATTTTATGGTGCTTATATTGTTGGCTCTATTTTAGCGGTATCACCACGTACCATTACCAACTTGAAGGCACTCTATAATAGTAGCCTAGAAATTGGTATAGAAAATATTCCATATAATAttgaatttttcgaaaactcAAGTTCATCGCTTGTACAAGCGTTATATACGCAAAGAATATGTCAGAATCGAAAGCGGCATGTGATATCAGTTGAGGAAGGAGCTGAGCGCATAAAAAAGGGTGGTTATGCCTTCCATGCGTCTggtcgtatgtattatgtgctgaAGG ATATACTTAAAGATAAGGAATTTTGTGACTTACAAGAAGTCTCATTCGTTCCGCCGCTTCAAATTTCTATAGGTATTGGTAAGCTTTCACCATTTTATGAATATTTGTCAACATCAATTTTGACATTGCGCTCGACTGGCATTGTACAGCACAGTGATAGAAAATGGAAAGTGCCTAAATTGGATTGTAGTTTAAGTCAAAATCGTGAGGTTGAGGTCGACCTACAACATTTTCAGCCAGCTTTACTGTTGTTATGCTCAGGCATGTTACTTAGCGTTAGTATATTGATATTGGAAATAATCTATTATAATTTGGAACATGGTTTAAAGCTTGCCAAATTTTTTCCGAATCTTGTAGCACAACTTAAAACTGAATATATAGATTAA